One Pleurocapsa sp. PCC 7327 DNA segment encodes these proteins:
- a CDS encoding type I polyketide synthase, which yields MRSTIPLEPIAIVGIGCRFPGANNPESFWQLLRNGVEAISEVPKSRWDVDRFYDPDPAKPGKTHTRRGGFLEGIDRFDPQFFGISPREANTIDPQQRLLLEVAWEALEDGGQIPEQLAGTQTGVFIGIGTHDYSIMLWQHPVSDPYATTGTGNCIAANRISYAFDFKGPSLAVDTACSSSLVAVHLACQSIWTGESTMALAGGVNVILLPTVMVGFAKGGFLSGDGRCKSFDTGANGYVRSEGAGIVVLKPLSQAQADGDDIYAVIRGSAVNQDGWTNGLAAPNPLAQEAVIREACRRAGVSPSQIQYVEAHGTGTKIGDPIEMQALGAVLAEGRESGDYCAVGSVKTNIGHAETAAGVAGLIKVALALKYKQIPPSLHFQEPNPAIAFDKLPLRVQTTLTPWLERSFPALAGVNSFGFGGTNAHVVLEEFHVQTIPPAPLIKGGGSVEQVNSLSEGSKRPLHLLTLSAKSEKALRELAGRYKEFLESHPEVGLPDVCFTANTRRSQFNHRLAIVTKSTEQLRSQLEAFASGQETSGLIRGQITSDRISNLAFLFTGQGSQYLGMGRELYQTQPTFRAALDRCAEIVQPYLDKPLLEVLYSDDRRINPKLDETAYTQPALFAIEYALYELWQSWGISPTAVIGHSVGEYVAACVAGVFSLEDGLKLIAARGRLMQQLPPDGTMVAVFASEARVSTAIAPYQQQVNLAAINGYENLVISGKREAIERIVSQLKAGGIETKPLNVSHAFHSPLMEPILAEFETVARQITYSPPRIELISNLTGEAIGEEIATPEYWCRHIRQPVRYAQSLETLHRLGYQAFVEIGAKPILLGMARSILENPNSNLWLPSLRPGTSDWQQLLESLAQLYVRGVSVDWFGFDRNSPHTLVHLPTYPFQRQRFWWKSPKLNECQSPIQNSNHPLLGQRLHLAGTKEIRFQAQISQDSPTYLKDHCLDTQPIFPATAYLEMALAAGANLFKSDRLRLEEFAIAQPLILPENELKTLQIILIPKTLSGYSFQIFSSTIDEETTESSFILHASGTIDVEDKNEQPFQSELARSQAEFIQNSLSVLDYYQKLREQGLCYGISFQGIKQLWQFQGQVLGQIQLPEILTFEAENYQLHPVLLDSCFQLLGAAFAEDERGTYLPVGLERLHVYRRSSHYLWSRVKVGKDNPTNGYTTGQRLKADLQLFDENGILIAQIEGLSLQYVSCQSLQKFAPEPKQENLEDWLYEVVWQPSKRQKTESLGQKTAENWIIFADRQGIGVKLAKALEEKGDRAILIFLGQSYAISDEGHYQIDPTQPDDFQRLFEQIKPCCKVVHLWGLEVTTDLQQAQVLGCGSVLHLVQALIKARFPQLPKLWLATRGTQPVGIDSTPIQVQQSSLWGLGRVIRLEHPDLPCKCLDLDPSEESDDILTLLEELYSPDAEDQIAYRQGIRYLPRLMQRTSQTQSDTPIQLKISDYGILDNLTLAPATRRSPAPGEVEIQVCAAGVNFRDVLNALGMLKEYLEQMGFADAAEVPFGGECAGKIVAVGEGVEGLQVGDEVIAAQAIGGLSSFVTVDARFVVRKPKELSFEEAATIPTTFLTAYYGLHYLAKIKKGDRVLIHAAAGGVGQAAIQLAQKAGAEVLATASPKKWEFLKSIGVTNVMNSRTLDFAEEVMALTDGQGVDIVLNSLNGEFIAKNLEILAPGGRFVEIGKIGIWDESQVREKRADVAYFPFDLLNVSQDRPSLIASMLEELIQEFHQRSLRPLPHTVFPIEEAASAFRYMAQAKHIGKVVISLPQIASQPFMIREDGSYLITGGLGALGLQVARWLVEQGAKHLVLVGRSQSSQAAQETISQLEKAGARVCVIQADISNPEDVARIIVFYQKIQSKIQLRGIIHAAGILDDGVLLKQTWERFERVMAPKVQGAWNLHVATQDLPLDFFVCFSSIASLIGSPGQGNYAAANAFMDALVHYRRGMGLPALSVNWGVWADVGMAAELSAQNQARLEQQGLSAIALQPGLQLLKELLQQQATQVGALPVNWSIFLKQLPETSFFEAVTPKSEEKLVQPRSEFLQQLESAASSDRKTLLFDRVRSQVAKVLGFSSPELIEPQQNFGDLGMDSLMAVELKNSLQTSLGISIPLTSAFDHPTIELLTNYLAQELFAGESVDGFSTQSSLRSPSPSSINQLTIQSNEKPSTLGMINESMVRSNEQAIVNESPNNNGSKTSETLTNREIRPELYQFRLMPEYLNLRKDLERVEKLGNPFFEVYDGIAADAIRVGDRELINYSSYNYLGMSGDATVSQAAIDAIARYGTSVSASRVVSGERPLHQELEREIADFLGTEDCIAYIGGHATNVTTIGHLFGKNDLILCDALSHNSIREGCKLSGATIIEFPHNDWQTLNRILSQCRHEYEKVLIAIEGIYSTDGDLAYLPEFVKIKKRYKTFILVDEAHSIGVLGVYGRGIGEYFGIAPADVDLWMGTLSKSFASCGGYIAGCREVVEYLKYTAPGFVFSVGMSPPNAAAALAAIQLLKAEPERVSRLRDRAKLFLELAKSKRLNTGNSQDSPIVPIIVGEPYKAVQLSQALSRRGINVQPMVYPSVPYNASRLRFFISCTHTEEQIHFTIDAIAQEIAKLN from the coding sequence ATGCGATCGACCATACCATTAGAGCCTATTGCGATTGTTGGAATAGGATGTCGTTTTCCTGGTGCAAATAATCCTGAATCCTTTTGGCAACTTCTGAGAAATGGTGTTGAAGCAATTTCTGAAGTGCCAAAATCTCGCTGGGATGTAGACCGATTTTACGATCCCGACCCGGCTAAACCTGGTAAAACCCACACTCGTCGCGGCGGATTTTTAGAAGGGATCGATCGCTTCGATCCTCAATTTTTCGGGATTTCACCGCGAGAAGCCAATACTATCGATCCCCAACAACGGCTTTTACTAGAAGTAGCATGGGAAGCCCTAGAAGACGGCGGACAAATCCCAGAACAATTAGCAGGGACGCAAACGGGAGTTTTTATCGGCATCGGCACTCACGACTACTCCATTATGCTCTGGCAGCATCCGGTGAGCGACCCCTACGCCACAACCGGAACGGGAAACTGCATTGCAGCTAACCGCATCTCCTATGCCTTCGATTTCAAAGGTCCCAGTCTAGCTGTCGATACTGCTTGTTCTTCTTCTCTAGTCGCCGTTCATCTGGCTTGCCAAAGTATCTGGACTGGCGAATCTACAATGGCTTTGGCTGGCGGGGTCAATGTTATCTTACTGCCGACGGTAATGGTAGGATTCGCCAAAGGCGGCTTTTTGTCTGGTGACGGTCGCTGTAAGAGTTTTGACACGGGTGCTAATGGCTACGTTCGCAGCGAAGGAGCGGGAATTGTTGTTTTAAAGCCCCTTTCTCAAGCGCAAGCCGATGGCGATGATATCTATGCCGTCATTCGCGGCAGTGCAGTCAATCAGGACGGATGGACGAACGGACTGGCAGCCCCTAATCCCTTGGCACAGGAAGCCGTTATCCGAGAAGCTTGTCGCAGAGCAGGGGTTTCTCCCAGTCAGATCCAATACGTCGAGGCTCACGGAACGGGAACAAAAATCGGCGATCCCATTGAAATGCAAGCCTTGGGAGCAGTATTAGCAGAAGGTCGCGAATCTGGGGATTACTGTGCTGTTGGGTCGGTGAAAACGAATATCGGACATGCAGAAACAGCCGCAGGCGTTGCGGGATTGATTAAAGTCGCGCTGGCGCTCAAATATAAGCAGATTCCACCAAGCTTGCATTTCCAAGAACCTAACCCTGCGATCGCGTTTGATAAGCTTCCCTTGCGAGTGCAAACGACTTTAACGCCTTGGTTAGAGCGATCTTTTCCCGCTCTAGCGGGAGTGAATTCTTTTGGCTTTGGGGGTACAAATGCTCATGTGGTTTTAGAAGAATTTCACGTCCAGACAATCCCCCCTGCCCCCCTTATTAAGGGGGGAGGAAGTGTTGAGCAGGTAAATTCTCTATCTGAGGGGAGTAAGCGTCCGCTACATCTGTTGACTCTCTCGGCGAAAAGCGAGAAGGCTTTGAGGGAGTTAGCGGGACGATACAAGGAGTTTTTGGAGTCCCATCCAGAAGTAGGCTTGCCCGATGTTTGTTTTACAGCTAATACCAGACGATCGCAGTTTAACCATCGCCTGGCGATCGTAACGAAATCGACCGAACAATTGCGATCGCAGCTAGAAGCTTTTGCATCGGGGCAGGAAACCTCTGGATTAATACGGGGTCAGATAACGAGCGATCGCATTTCTAACCTAGCATTTTTATTTACAGGTCAAGGTTCGCAATACCTCGGAATGGGACGAGAACTATATCAAACTCAACCTACCTTCCGCGCCGCCTTAGATAGATGCGCCGAAATTGTGCAACCCTATCTAGATAAACCATTACTTGAAGTGTTGTATTCAGATGACCGGCGTATTAATCCAAAATTAGACGAAACAGCCTACACCCAACCCGCCCTATTCGCTATTGAATATGCCCTCTACGAACTTTGGCAATCCTGGGGCATCTCTCCAACTGCCGTTATCGGTCATAGCGTCGGGGAATACGTCGCTGCTTGCGTGGCAGGAGTCTTTAGTCTCGAAGATGGACTCAAACTGATTGCCGCCAGAGGGCGCTTGATGCAGCAATTGCCACCAGATGGGACAATGGTAGCTGTTTTCGCCAGCGAGGCAAGAGTTAGTACTGCCATTGCCCCCTACCAACAGCAAGTCAATCTAGCAGCTATTAACGGCTACGAAAATCTCGTCATTTCTGGCAAGCGCGAGGCAATCGAGAGGATAGTTTCCCAATTAAAAGCAGGGGGGATTGAGACGAAACCCCTTAACGTCTCCCATGCCTTTCACTCCCCTTTGATGGAGCCAATCTTAGCAGAATTTGAAACAGTTGCTCGCCAGATTACTTATTCCCCTCCAAGGATAGAATTAATCTCCAACCTGACTGGAGAAGCTATCGGCGAAGAAATCGCTACGCCAGAATATTGGTGCCGCCACATCCGGCAACCGGTTAGATATGCCCAAAGTCTAGAAACGTTGCATCGGCTAGGATATCAAGCCTTTGTAGAAATTGGAGCCAAACCCATCCTTTTAGGGATGGCACGCTCTATTTTAGAAAATCCAAACTCCAATTTGTGGTTGCCGAGTTTGCGTCCGGGAACTTCCGACTGGCAACAATTGCTTGAGAGTTTGGCTCAATTGTATGTGCGGGGAGTAAGCGTCGATTGGTTTGGTTTCGATCGCAATTCTCCTCACACTCTGGTACACCTGCCAACTTATCCTTTCCAACGTCAGCGCTTTTGGTGGAAAAGTCCAAAATTAAATGAGTGTCAATCCCCAATCCAAAATTCAAATCATCCTCTACTCGGTCAACGATTACATCTAGCAGGCACGAAGGAGATTCGTTTTCAGGCGCAAATCAGTCAGGATTCGCCTACTTATTTAAAAGACCATTGCCTTGATACTCAGCCAATTTTTCCGGCTACAGCTTACCTGGAAATGGCATTAGCAGCAGGGGCAAACCTCTTCAAATCGGATCGCTTGCGATTAGAGGAATTTGCGATCGCACAGCCTCTAATCTTACCAGAAAACGAACTCAAAACGCTTCAGATAATCCTTATTCCTAAAACTTTATCAGGTTATTCTTTTCAAATTTTTAGCAGCACGATTGATGAAGAAACTACAGAATCATCTTTTATCCTTCATGCTTCTGGAACAATCGATGTAGAGGATAAAAACGAACAACCTTTTCAATCTGAGTTAGCCCGGTCGCAGGCAGAATTCATTCAAAATTCACTTTCAGTTTTAGATTACTATCAAAAGTTGCGAGAGCAAGGTCTTTGCTATGGTATAAGCTTTCAAGGAATCAAACAACTTTGGCAGTTTCAAGGGCAAGTATTGGGACAGATTCAATTACCAGAAATACTAACTTTTGAAGCAGAAAACTATCAGTTACATCCTGTCTTATTAGATAGCTGTTTTCAGCTTTTAGGCGCAGCTTTTGCGGAGGATGAAAGGGGAACTTATTTACCCGTAGGATTAGAACGACTGCATGTTTATCGCCGTTCGAGCCATTATTTGTGGAGTCGCGTTAAAGTCGGGAAAGATAATCCTACTAACGGTTACACTACTGGGCAACGACTAAAGGCAGATTTACAATTATTTGATGAAAATGGTATTTTAATCGCTCAAATTGAAGGTTTATCACTTCAGTATGTCAGCTGCCAATCGCTACAGAAGTTCGCTCCAGAACCAAAACAAGAAAATTTAGAAGATTGGTTATACGAAGTTGTTTGGCAGCCTTCTAAAAGGCAGAAGACAGAATCTCTAGGGCAGAAGACAGCAGAAAATTGGATAATCTTTGCTGACCGACAAGGAATAGGGGTCAAGTTAGCAAAAGCCCTTGAGGAAAAAGGCGATCGCGCTATTCTCATTTTTCTAGGTCAGTCTTATGCTATCTCAGATGAGGGACACTATCAGATCGACCCGACTCAGCCAGACGATTTCCAGCGATTATTTGAACAGATAAAGCCTTGTTGTAAGGTCGTTCATCTCTGGGGACTAGAGGTGACAACAGATTTACAACAAGCGCAAGTTCTAGGATGTGGCAGTGTCCTACATCTGGTTCAGGCGCTAATCAAAGCGCGTTTTCCTCAATTACCTAAGCTTTGGCTAGCAACTAGAGGAACCCAGCCAGTCGGAATAGATTCTACTCCTATACAAGTACAACAATCTTCTCTGTGGGGATTAGGGCGCGTCATCAGATTAGAACACCCCGACTTGCCATGTAAATGTCTAGATTTAGACCCGTCTGAGGAAAGCGATGACATCCTAACTCTGCTAGAAGAATTGTATTCCCCAGATGCAGAAGACCAAATAGCTTATCGTCAGGGAATTCGTTACCTTCCCAGATTGATGCAACGAACTTCTCAAACTCAGTCAGATACTCCCATCCAATTAAAAATTTCCGACTACGGGATTTTAGACAACTTAACTCTTGCCCCGGCAACTCGCCGTTCTCCTGCCCCAGGAGAAGTGGAAATTCAAGTTTGTGCAGCTGGGGTAAACTTCAGAGATGTCCTCAATGCGCTGGGAATGCTCAAAGAATACCTCGAACAGATGGGATTTGCCGATGCTGCTGAGGTTCCTTTCGGCGGCGAATGCGCAGGAAAAATTGTGGCAGTTGGGGAAGGCGTTGAAGGGCTTCAAGTTGGCGATGAAGTTATTGCCGCGCAAGCGATTGGCGGTTTGAGTAGTTTTGTGACGGTCGATGCTCGATTTGTGGTTCGCAAGCCAAAGGAATTAAGCTTTGAGGAAGCCGCTACGATTCCAACGACATTTCTGACGGCTTACTACGGACTTCATTATCTAGCAAAAATTAAAAAAGGCGATCGCGTTTTGATTCATGCGGCGGCGGGAGGAGTCGGTCAAGCAGCCATCCAATTAGCCCAAAAAGCAGGGGCAGAGGTTTTGGCTACGGCTAGTCCTAAAAAGTGGGAATTCCTTAAATCCATAGGCGTGACAAACGTCATGAACTCCCGAACGCTGGATTTTGCCGAAGAAGTGATGGCGTTGACGGACGGGCAAGGAGTCGATATCGTACTCAATAGCTTAAATGGGGAATTTATTGCTAAAAATCTCGAAATTCTTGCCCCAGGAGGTCGATTTGTCGAAATTGGCAAAATCGGTATTTGGGATGAAAGCCAAGTTAGAGAAAAAAGAGCCGATGTTGCTTACTTTCCTTTCGATCTGTTAAACGTATCGCAGGATCGCCCCAGTTTAATCGCCTCAATGCTTGAGGAATTGATACAGGAGTTTCATCAAAGGTCTCTACGTCCCCTTCCTCATACGGTATTTCCGATAGAAGAGGCAGCTAGTGCTTTTCGCTATATGGCGCAAGCGAAGCACATCGGCAAGGTCGTTATCTCGCTGCCACAAATTGCCTCTCAACCCTTTATGATTAGAGAAGATGGGAGCTACCTGATTACGGGAGGTTTGGGGGCGTTGGGACTCCAAGTAGCTCGTTGGCTAGTCGAGCAAGGAGCAAAGCATTTAGTTTTAGTCGGACGCAGCCAATCTTCACAAGCAGCCCAGGAAACGATTAGCCAACTCGAAAAAGCAGGCGCTAGAGTTTGTGTTATTCAAGCCGATATCTCCAATCCAGAGGATGTAGCTCGAATCATTGTTTTCTATCAGAAAATTCAATCCAAAATCCAGTTAAGGGGCATCATTCACGCTGCTGGCATTCTCGATGATGGCGTGCTTCTAAAACAGACCTGGGAGCGTTTTGAGCGAGTCATGGCTCCCAAAGTACAAGGCGCGTGGAATTTACACGTGGCAACCCAAGATTTACCGCTAGACTTTTTTGTCTGTTTTTCCTCTATTGCCTCTTTAATCGGTTCTCCCGGTCAAGGCAATTATGCGGCGGCTAATGCATTTATGGATGCTCTCGTTCACTATCGCCGAGGAATGGGATTACCTGCTTTGAGCGTTAATTGGGGAGTTTGGGCAGATGTGGGGATGGCGGCTGAATTATCGGCTCAAAACCAAGCTAGATTGGAACAGCAAGGATTGAGTGCGATCGCGTTGCAACCAGGATTGCAGTTATTAAAAGAATTGCTGCAACAGCAAGCCACTCAGGTTGGCGCGTTACCTGTCAATTGGTCAATTTTTCTCAAACAACTTCCCGAAACATCTTTCTTTGAAGCAGTAACGCCTAAGTCAGAAGAAAAATTAGTACAGCCACGCTCTGAGTTTCTACAACAGTTAGAATCAGCAGCGAGTAGCGATCGCAAAACGCTACTATTCGATCGCGTTCGCTCGCAAGTTGCGAAAGTGTTGGGGTTCAGTTCGCCCGAACTCATCGAACCCCAACAAAATTTTGGCGACCTAGGAATGGACTCTTTGATGGCTGTAGAGCTTAAAAACTCTCTCCAAACGAGTCTAGGTATTTCTATTCCGCTCACTTCCGCTTTCGACCACCCAACAATAGAATTGCTGACAAATTATCTTGCTCAAGAACTATTTGCAGGAGAATCAGTTGATGGCTTTTCCACCCAATCGAGCTTGCGATCGCCCAGTCCGAGTTCTATCAATCAATTAACCATACAATCGAACGAAAAGCCATCTACCCTAGGAATGATTAATGAATCGATGGTTCGGTCTAACGAGCAAGCAATCGTCAATGAATCTCCCAATAATAATGGCAGCAAAACTTCCGAAACGTTAACAAATCGAGAAATTAGACCAGAACTCTATCAATTTCGGCTGATGCCAGAGTACCTCAACCTCCGAAAAGATTTAGAAAGAGTCGAGAAGCTTGGCAATCCTTTCTTTGAAGTCTACGACGGGATTGCAGCAGATGCGATTCGAGTTGGCGATCGCGAATTAATCAACTATTCCAGCTACAATTATCTGGGAATGTCGGGGGATGCAACTGTCTCCCAAGCAGCGATAGACGCGATCGCGCGTTACGGGACTTCTGTCTCGGCAAGCCGCGTCGTTTCGGGAGAAAGACCGCTCCATCAAGAGCTAGAGCGCGAAATTGCCGATTTTCTGGGCACAGAGGATTGCATTGCCTACATTGGCGGTCACGCGACCAATGTCACTACCATCGGTCATTTATTTGGAAAAAACGATCTCATTCTCTGCGATGCTCTCAGCCATAACAGCATTCGAGAAGGCTGTAAACTATCGGGCGCAACGATTATCGAATTCCCGCACAACGATTGGCAAACCCTCAATCGCATTTTGTCCCAATGCCGCCACGAATATGAAAAAGTCCTCATTGCGATCGAGGGAATTTACAGTACTGATGGAGATTTAGCATATTTACCAGAATTTGTCAAGATAAAAAAACGATACAAAACCTTTATTCTAGTGGATGAAGCGCATTCAATCGGCGTATTAGGGGTTTATGGTCGCGGTATTGGCGAATATTTTGGGATTGCGCCCGCTGATGTCGATTTATGGATGGGAACGCTCAGTAAATCTTTTGCTAGCTGCGGCGGTTATATTGCTGGATGTCGGGAAGTAGTGGAATATTTGAAATATACGGCACCGGGCTTTGTCTTTAGCGTCGGCATGTCTCCGCCCAATGCAGCAGCAGCACTGGCAGCAATCCAACTGCTCAAAGCCGAACCAGAACGGGTATCTCGCCTGCGCGATCGCGCTAAACTATTCCTAGAGTTGGCAAAGAGTAAAAGACTCAATACAGGAAACAGTCAGGATTCGCCCATCGTGCCCATTATTGTTGGCGAACCTTACAAAGCCGTGCAGTTGTCCCAGGCACTCTCTAGACGCGGTATTAACGTCCAACCGATGGTTTATCCCTCCGTGCCTTACAATGCTTCTCGCTTGCGCTTCTTTATCAGTTGTACGCATACAGAGGAACAGATTCATTTTACGATCGATGCGATCGCACAAGAGATTGCCAAGCTGAATTAA
- a CDS encoding glycosyltransferase family 39 protein encodes MTLSSIGDRNKTCNRIVRKAWLFLVIVIFLLGLFFRCANLDRKIFWVDEVATATRTAGYTRDEIVERLADRGVIGIEDLQQYQKLSRDRGLGDTLNALMQSPEHTPLYFLMARFWRQLFGSSITATRSLSVAFALLTFPCLFWLCQELFKSPWVKWMAIALFSVSPFYIAYAQEARPYSLWTVMIVLSGVALLRAIRLNTRQSWGFYTVTLIFGFYTSLLSFLVTVGQGFYVIALENFRYTKTVRNHLIALGIALITFVPWAIVIFHHWQLLQDNTTWVRDPVEISFIAAIFVATILLTFGDLPLSNSLEHLKIVKLLIVLVSIIAIALLIYFIFFKSRKNQKAKLLIYGLPISTPLILIFSIVISFNHLPIHSALEPVATVGILIALGLLSLTVFSIFFVVAQAPKPVSLFILTQTLSTPIILILNDVILKDQSSGSPRYLMPFQLGIQLAVAYLLANKIEATHLFKTRQQQIWKAIAVGLISVGIVSGILNLGKSPIYQKSRNFHNLPIATILNEAKNPLLLVDSAQTIDILSLSHNLKEKVKVGILSDSSQFSQFIDSCQEIFLFNPSETLRNRIKDEARIQIEQVYQPKQLIPGETVLSLWSVKRAKNSCFSLVTDLKFM; translated from the coding sequence ATGACTCTATCGTCGATTGGCGATCGCAACAAAACTTGCAATAGAATTGTTCGCAAAGCTTGGCTGTTTCTCGTTATTGTTATTTTTCTGTTGGGGCTGTTCTTTCGCTGTGCCAATCTCGATCGCAAAATTTTTTGGGTTGATGAAGTTGCTACGGCAACTCGCACTGCAGGCTATACCAGAGATGAGATCGTCGAGCGACTTGCCGATAGAGGGGTCATTGGGATCGAGGACTTGCAGCAATATCAGAAACTGAGTCGAGATCGAGGTTTAGGCGATACGCTCAATGCCTTGATGCAAAGTCCAGAACATACTCCGCTATATTTTTTGATGGCGAGATTTTGGCGACAGTTATTTGGCAGTTCGATAACGGCAACGAGAAGCTTGTCTGTTGCGTTCGCTTTATTGACATTTCCCTGTCTTTTTTGGCTATGTCAGGAATTATTTAAATCCCCGTGGGTAAAATGGATGGCGATCGCGCTTTTTAGCGTTTCTCCGTTCTATATTGCCTACGCCCAGGAAGCGCGTCCCTACAGTTTGTGGACAGTGATGATTGTACTATCTGGTGTTGCGCTTCTGAGAGCCATTCGCCTTAATACTCGTCAGAGTTGGGGTTTCTATACCGTTACTTTAATTTTTGGATTTTATACTTCTCTATTATCTTTTTTAGTTACTGTCGGACAGGGATTTTATGTTATTGCTTTAGAAAATTTTCGTTATACGAAAACCGTAAGAAATCATCTAATCGCCTTGGGGATTGCCTTAATTACTTTTGTTCCTTGGGCGATCGTAATTTTTCATCACTGGCAGTTGCTGCAAGATAATACAACCTGGGTTAGAGATCCCGTAGAAATTTCATTTATTGCAGCAATTTTTGTAGCTACTATTCTCTTAACTTTTGGTGACCTTCCCCTTTCTAATTCTCTCGAACATCTCAAAATTGTAAAGCTGTTAATTGTTCTTGTTTCGATCATTGCAATCGCTCTATTAATTTATTTTATTTTTTTCAAATCTAGAAAAAATCAAAAAGCCAAGTTATTGATTTACGGCTTGCCTATCTCAACTCCCTTAATTTTAATATTTAGTATTGTCATTAGCTTTAATCATTTGCCTATTCATTCTGCCCTCGAACCCGTTGCAACCGTAGGAATTTTAATTGCTTTAGGGTTGCTAAGCTTAACGGTTTTCTCAATTTTTTTTGTTGTTGCGCAAGCACCCAAGCCAGTCAGTTTATTCATTCTGACGCAAACTCTATCAACGCCTATAATTTTAATCCTCAATGATGTAATTTTAAAGGATCAAAGTTCTGGTTCTCCTAGATATTTAATGCCTTTTCAACTAGGAATCCAATTAGCTGTAGCTTATTTATTAGCTAATAAGATTGAGGCTACTCATCTTTTCAAAACTAGGCAACAGCAAATCTGGAAAGCGATCGCAGTTGGATTGATTTCAGTCGGAATAGTTTCGGGAATTTTAAACCTAGGAAAATCGCCTATCTATCAAAAAAGCCGCAATTTTCATAATCTTCCCATTGCCACAATTTTGAACGAAGCTAAGAACCCACTTCTCTTAGTCGATTCGGCACAAACAATAGATATTTTATCCCTGAGTCATAACTTAAAAGAAAAAGTCAAAGTTGGAATTTTATCTGACTCAAGTCAATTCTCTCAATTCATTGATTCTTGCCAGGAAATATTTTTATTTAATCCCTCTGAAACTTTAAGAAATCGTATTAAAGATGAAGCTCGCATTCAAATCGAGCAAGTTTATCAACCTAAACAGTTAATTCCTGGCGAGACTGTCCTATCATTGTGGTCGGTTAAAAGAGCAAAAAATAGTTGTTTTTCTCTTGTAACCGATCTGAAATTCATGTAA
- the psbD gene encoding photosystem II D2 protein (photosystem q(a) protein), whose protein sequence is MTIAMGRAQAQRGWFDVLDDWLKRDRFVFIGWSGLLLFPCAYLALGGWLTGTTFVTSWYTHGLASSYLEGCNFLTVAVSTPADAFGHSLLFLWGPEAQGNFTRWCQIGGLWPFVALHGAFGLIGFMLRQFEIARLVGIRPYNAIAFSAPIAVFVSVFLMYPLGQSSWFFAPSFGVAGIFRFILFVQGFHNFTLNPFHMMGVAGVLGGALLCAIHGATVENTLFQDSDQANTFRAFQPTQAEETYSMVTANRFWSQIFGIAFSNKRWLHFFMLFVPVTGLWMASIGIIGIALNLRAYDFVSQELRAAEDPEFETFYTKNILLNEGLRAWMAPQDQPHENFVFPEEVLPRGNAL, encoded by the coding sequence ATGACCATAGCAATGGGACGCGCGCAAGCACAGAGAGGATGGTTTGACGTCCTCGACGACTGGCTAAAGCGCGATCGCTTCGTCTTCATCGGCTGGTCCGGCTTACTGCTATTCCCCTGCGCCTACCTGGCACTAGGAGGATGGCTGACCGGAACCACCTTCGTCACATCTTGGTACACCCACGGACTAGCCAGCTCCTACCTAGAGGGCTGCAACTTCCTGACGGTAGCCGTATCGACTCCCGCCGATGCCTTTGGGCACTCCCTATTATTCTTGTGGGGACCAGAAGCGCAAGGCAACTTCACCCGTTGGTGTCAAATCGGGGGCTTGTGGCCCTTTGTCGCCTTGCACGGAGCCTTTGGCTTAATCGGCTTCATGTTGCGGCAATTTGAAATTGCCCGCTTGGTGGGAATCCGTCCCTACAACGCCATTGCCTTCAGCGCGCCGATAGCGGTGTTCGTGTCGGTTTTCTTAATGTATCCCCTCGGACAAAGTAGCTGGTTCTTTGCCCCCAGCTTTGGGGTAGCGGGAATCTTCCGCTTTATCTTATTTGTCCAAGGATTCCACAACTTCACCCTCAACCCGTTCCACATGATGGGAGTAGCCGGAGTATTAGGAGGAGCCTTACTGTGCGCCATTCACGGAGCCACAGTCGAGAACACCCTCTTCCAAGACTCAGACCAAGCCAATACCTTCAGAGCCTTCCAGCCAACCCAGGCAGAAGAAACCTACTCGATGGTAACGGCGAACCGATTCTGGTCGCAGATTTTCGGGATTGCCTTCTCCAACAAGCGCTGGCTGCACTTCTTCATGTTGTTCGTGCCAGTGACGGGATTGTGGATGGCCAGCATTGGCATCATAGGCATCGCCCTCAACCTGCGCGCCTATGATTTCGTCTCCCAAGAATTGCGGGCGGCTGAAGACCCGGAATTCGAGACCTTCTACACCAAGAATATCTTGTTGAACGAGGGACTGCGGGCATGGATGGCTCCGCAGGATCAGCCTCACGAGAATTTTGTCTTCCCTGAGGAGGTACTGCCACGTGGTAACGCTCTCTAA